From the Desulfovibrio sp. JY genome, one window contains:
- a CDS encoding IMP cyclohydrolase, which translates to MSDLKKMYTTMVEDPFPAELVIRLGDAELTFAKRTWTIDGQEKGLRYGENPDQPAALYAPTEGRLTLGGVTFRGPGDGLVCAATEEHLLQSGKHPGKTNLTDVDNGVNILQYLTRKPAAVILKHNNPCGAAWSDDGLCPAFEAAFHADRIAAFGGAIVVNRTLDVATAEKINAVYFEVVAAPDYEPKALEILKSKKNLRIFKLPGLAQLEKLVGQPFLDVKCLADGGMVLQFSFRNRILAAGDFLPATATDKAGTTVTARAPSPAEAEDLLFAWAVEAGVTSNSVIFVKNGATVGIGTGEQDRVGVVELTIHKAKTKYADGLAFAACKMSLYELKLKAKTDPEAAKLLEDIDKRTEATNGGLIGSVLVSDGFFPFRDGVDLCIGAGVTAIAQPGGSIRDTEVVAACNEATPQVAMVFTGQRSFRH; encoded by the coding sequence ATGAGTGACTTGAAGAAAATGTACACCACTATGGTGGAGGATCCTTTTCCGGCCGAACTGGTCATCCGTCTGGGCGATGCCGAACTGACCTTCGCCAAAAGGACCTGGACCATCGACGGCCAGGAAAAGGGCCTGCGTTACGGGGAAAATCCCGACCAGCCGGCCGCCCTCTACGCACCGACTGAAGGCCGGCTGACCCTTGGCGGCGTGACCTTCCGGGGGCCGGGCGACGGGCTTGTCTGCGCCGCCACCGAGGAGCACCTGCTGCAATCGGGCAAACATCCCGGCAAGACCAACCTGACCGACGTGGACAACGGGGTCAACATCCTGCAGTACCTGACCCGAAAGCCCGCCGCCGTCATTTTGAAGCACAACAATCCCTGCGGCGCGGCCTGGTCCGACGACGGGTTGTGCCCGGCTTTCGAGGCCGCCTTCCACGCGGACCGCATCGCCGCCTTCGGCGGGGCCATCGTGGTCAACCGCACCCTCGACGTGGCCACGGCGGAAAAAATCAATGCCGTTTATTTCGAAGTGGTGGCCGCCCCGGACTACGAGCCCAAGGCGTTGGAAATCCTCAAGTCCAAAAAGAATCTGCGCATCTTCAAGCTGCCGGGGCTGGCCCAGCTGGAAAAGCTCGTGGGCCAGCCGTTCCTCGACGTCAAATGCCTGGCCGACGGCGGCATGGTGCTTCAGTTCTCCTTCCGCAACCGCATCCTTGCCGCCGGGGACTTCCTGCCGGCCACGGCGACCGACAAGGCCGGCACCACCGTCACCGCCCGGGCTCCGAGCCCGGCCGAGGCCGAAGACCTGCTCTTCGCCTGGGCCGTGGAAGCCGGCGTGACCTCCAATTCCGTCATCTTCGTCAAGAACGGCGCGACCGTGGGCATCGGCACCGGCGAACAGGACCGCGTCGGCGTGGTGGAGCTCACCATCCACAAGGCCAAGACCAAGTACGCCGACGGACTGGCCTTCGCCGCCTGCAAAATGTCGCTCTACGAACTGAAGCTCAAGGCCAAGACCGATCCCGAGGCGGCCAAACTTCTCGAAGATATCGACAAGCGCACCGAGGCCACGAACGGCGGGCTTATCGGCTCGGTGCTGGTGTCCGACGGCTTTTTCCCCTTCCGCGACGGCGTGGACCTGTGCATCGGCGCGGGCGTGACCGCCATCGCCCAGCCCGGCGGCTCCATCCGCGACACCGAAGTCGTCGCCGCCTGCAACGAGGCCACGCCGCAAGTGGCCATGGTCTTCACCGGCCAGCGGTCGTTTCGGCACTAG